One part of the uncultured Bacteroides sp. genome encodes these proteins:
- the icd gene encoding NADP-dependent isocitrate dehydrogenase yields MKITKENGCLVIPDCVTVPFIMGDGVGAEITPATQAIVNAAVKVAYQGKKEIEWMEILAGEKAFNATGSWLPDETMQAFKDYLVGIKGPLTTPIGGGIRSLNVALRQGLDLFVCLRPVRWFRGVVSPIKEPQKVNMHIFRENTEDIYAGIEWEQGTPEAEKFYNFLRDKMGVTKVRFPETSSFGVKPVSKEGTERLVRAAIQYALINGLPSVTIVHKGNIMKFTEGGFKKWGYELAEREFGKELSEGKIVIKDVIADAFLQNTLLIPEEYSVIATLNLNGDYISDQLAAMVGGIGIAPGANINYNSGHAVFEATHGTAPNIAGKNSVNPSSLLLSAVMMLEYFGWNEAANLITSAMEQAFESGKATNDLARFMPNGVSLSTTEFRDLIVSIIQG; encoded by the coding sequence ATGAAAATAACGAAAGAAAATGGTTGCCTTGTTATACCCGATTGTGTAACAGTTCCCTTTATTATGGGAGACGGGGTGGGAGCTGAAATTACTCCTGCAACTCAGGCTATTGTTAATGCAGCTGTAAAGGTTGCATATCAGGGAAAGAAAGAGATTGAATGGATGGAAATTCTGGCTGGAGAAAAAGCTTTCAATGCTACAGGCTCATGGTTGCCAGATGAAACAATGCAGGCTTTTAAAGATTATCTAGTTGGAATTAAAGGTCCATTGACTACTCCTATTGGTGGAGGTATCCGTTCTTTGAACGTGGCTTTAAGACAAGGGCTCGATTTATTTGTTTGTCTTCGTCCGGTACGTTGGTTTCGTGGAGTTGTTTCTCCGATAAAAGAGCCACAGAAAGTAAATATGCATATTTTCCGTGAAAACACAGAAGATATTTATGCCGGTATTGAATGGGAACAAGGTACTCCTGAAGCTGAAAAATTCTATAATTTTCTTCGTGATAAGATGGGAGTAACGAAAGTTCGTTTCCCCGAAACATCTTCTTTCGGAGTTAAACCTGTATCTAAAGAAGGAACCGAACGCCTGGTTCGTGCTGCAATTCAGTATGCTTTAATAAATGGCCTGCCTAGTGTGACTATTGTGCATAAAGGTAACATTATGAAATTCACTGAAGGTGGATTTAAGAAATGGGGTTATGAGTTGGCCGAACGTGAATTCGGTAAAGAACTAAGTGAAGGTAAAATTGTTATTAAAGATGTTATTGCAGATGCATTTTTGCAAAATACATTGCTTATTCCGGAGGAATATTCTGTTATTGCTACATTGAATCTGAATGGTGATTATATTTCAGATCAGTTGGCAGCAATGGTTGGAGGTATTGGTATTGCACCGGGTGCGAATATCAATTATAATTCCGGACATGCTGTTTTCGAGGCTACTCACGGAACAGCTCCTAATATTGCCGGTAAGAATAGTGTAAATCCATCTTCATTATTGCTTTCTGCAGTAATGATGCTCGAATATTTTGGTTGGAACGAAGCTGCTAATCTGATTACTTCGGCTATGGAACAGGCTTTTGAAAGTGGTAAAGCTACCAACGATCTGGCTCGTTTTATGCCGAATGGAGTCTCCTTATCAACAACTGAGTTCCGCGATTTAATTGTTTCTATCATTCAAGGATAA